DNA from Ancylothrix sp. D3o:
CCGGCTAAAAGGACGCAACAACCGAGGCGTCATCACCTGCCGGCACCGGGGTGGCGGACACAAACGCCTCTACCGCATCATCGACTTTCGCCGCGAGAAACTCAACATCCCCGCCAAAGTCGCCACCATCGAATACGACCCCAACCGTAACGCCCGCATCGCCCTAGTCAACTACCAAGACGGCGAAAAACGTTACATCCTCCATCCCGTCGGCCTCAAAGTCGGCGCCACCATCATCTCCGGGCCCGACTCACCCATTGAAAACGGTAATGCTCTCCCCTTGGGCAACATCCCTCTGGGTACCAACGTTCACAACGTCGAACTCGTCCCCGGAAAAGGCGGCCAAATGGTACGCGCCGCCGGTGCCACAGCCCAAGTAGTCGCCAAAGAAGGCAGCTTTGTCACCCTAAAACTCCCTTCTGGTGAAGTCCGCCTCATCCGCCGCGAATGCTACGCAACCATCGGACAAGTCGGCAACCTCGACGCCCGCAACATCAGCGTCGGCAAAGCCGGTCGCACCCGCTGGAAAGGACGCCGGCCCCAAGTACGCGGTAGCGTAATGAACCCCGTAGACCACCCACACGGTGGTGGTGAAGGCCGCGCACCCATCGGTAAACCAGGGCCGGTCACACCTTGGGGTAAACCCGCCCTCGGCAAGAAAACCCGCAAACGCAACAAACAAAGTGACTCCCTCATCGTCCGTCGGCGTCGGAAATCATCGAAACGCGGTCGTGGCGGTCGTGATTCCTAAGAGTTTAATCGTAGGAGCGGTTTCTTCAACATCTTGGCTTATCCAAGTTACAGATTTTCTCGCTCATACAAAGTTTAGGTTTTAGATCGCAAAAAATTTAAAATCTAAACTCTCAACTCAAAAGGAAAAATGTGGCCAATTGGTCATAAAGCTTCAATAATTTTAGATTTTAGAATCCTCCAAAATCTGAAATCCGGACATTGAAAATCCAGTCATCCCAAACTTCACTATGAGCCGTTCACTTAAAAAAGGCCCCTTTGTGGCAGATCACCTGCTCAGCAAAGTAGAAGCCCTCAATGAAAGAGGCGAAAAACAAGTTATTAAAACTTGGTCCAGAGCATCCACCATCGTCCCCGACATGGTAGGACACACCATCGCCGTACACAACGGACGCCAGCACGTTCCCGTCTACGTCACCGACCAAATGGTAGGACATAAACTAGGCGAATTTGCCCCCACCCGCACCTTTCGCGGCCACGCAAAAAGCGACAAAAAAGCCGGTAAACGATAACTTGTCAATCGGGATAAGTCAAGAGTCATTAGTCAAGAGTCATTAGTCAGAAATACCTCACCAATGACAAACGATTTTTGACAAATGGCAAATGACAAACAAGGAAAAAACTATGGCAGTTAATACCAAAGAAGAAGCAAAAGCCATCGCCAGATACATCCGGATGTCTCCATCCAAAGTGCGGCGGGTACTCGACCAAATTCGCGGGCGTTCCTATCGCGACGCATTAATCATGCTCGAATTCATGCCCTACCGCGCCTGTGACCCCATCCTCGCAGCCCTGCGTAGCGCCGTAGCCAACGCCGAGCACAACTTAGGACTTGACCCAGCCAACCTAATTGTCAGTCAAGCCTACGCAGATCAAGGGCCGAGCTTAAAACGCTTTCGCCCCCGTGCTCAAGGTCGCGCCTATCAAATTCGCAAACCAACCTGCCACATTACAGTCGTAGTAGCGACCGTTGCAGAAGAATAAACAAGCAATTTTTACGCGGCAAACGGTGAATCTTGGGTTCTGGATCTCTAAATCCATAACTCAATCCCAAA
Protein-coding regions in this window:
- the rplB gene encoding 50S ribosomal protein L2, producing the protein MGIRSYRPYTPSTRQRSVSDFNEITRDEPEKSLTISVHRLKGRNNRGVITCRHRGGGHKRLYRIIDFRREKLNIPAKVATIEYDPNRNARIALVNYQDGEKRYILHPVGLKVGATIISGPDSPIENGNALPLGNIPLGTNVHNVELVPGKGGQMVRAAGATAQVVAKEGSFVTLKLPSGEVRLIRRECYATIGQVGNLDARNISVGKAGRTRWKGRRPQVRGSVMNPVDHPHGGGEGRAPIGKPGPVTPWGKPALGKKTRKRNKQSDSLIVRRRRKSSKRGRGGRDS
- the rpsS gene encoding 30S ribosomal protein S19, producing the protein MSRSLKKGPFVADHLLSKVEALNERGEKQVIKTWSRASTIVPDMVGHTIAVHNGRQHVPVYVTDQMVGHKLGEFAPTRTFRGHAKSDKKAGKR
- the rplV gene encoding 50S ribosomal protein L22 — its product is MAVNTKEEAKAIARYIRMSPSKVRRVLDQIRGRSYRDALIMLEFMPYRACDPILAALRSAVANAEHNLGLDPANLIVSQAYADQGPSLKRFRPRAQGRAYQIRKPTCHITVVVATVAEE